A portion of the bacterium genome contains these proteins:
- the pobA gene encoding 4-hydroxybenzoate 3-monooxygenase has translation MRTQVGIVGAGPSGLLLSHLLHLRGIESVVVEIRSRQYCETRIRAGVLEQGTADLLSASGVGARMAREGLVHHGIVLRFGGRDHRIDLSGLTGGRTITVYGQHEVVKDLIAARLSAGGGIFFDVQDVEVLDVDTPAPRIRFDRGGVAQDLRCDFIAGCDGFHGVCRPTVPAGVLTAYEHTFPLAWLGILAQVPPASDELIYSSHERGFALLSMRSPELSRLYLQCAPDEDINGWSDERIWDELRRRFERDDAWTLRDGPVVQKGITAMRSFVVAPMQYERLFLVGDAAHIVPPTGAKGLNLAAADVAVLARALETFYTTGRTDLLARYSDVCLRRVWKVQRFSWWMTSMLHRSSDGEFFDRLHRAELDYITGSRAASTALAENYVGLPFDDD, from the coding sequence ATGCGTACCCAGGTGGGCATCGTGGGAGCGGGGCCCTCAGGGCTGCTGCTCTCGCATCTGCTCCATCTGCGCGGGATCGAATCCGTCGTCGTGGAGATCCGAAGCCGGCAGTACTGCGAGACCCGCATTCGCGCGGGGGTGCTCGAGCAGGGCACGGCGGATCTCCTGTCGGCGTCGGGCGTGGGCGCGCGCATGGCGCGCGAAGGACTCGTGCACCACGGCATCGTGCTGCGTTTCGGCGGTCGCGATCATCGGATCGACCTGAGCGGGCTCACCGGCGGGCGGACGATCACCGTATACGGCCAGCACGAGGTCGTGAAGGATCTGATCGCGGCCCGCCTGAGCGCGGGCGGCGGCATCTTTTTCGATGTCCAGGACGTCGAGGTGCTCGACGTCGACACGCCCGCACCGCGGATCCGCTTTGACCGCGGCGGGGTGGCCCAGGACCTTCGGTGCGACTTCATCGCCGGGTGCGACGGGTTTCACGGGGTCTGCCGCCCGACGGTACCGGCCGGCGTGCTCACGGCCTACGAGCACACGTTCCCGCTCGCCTGGCTCGGTATTCTCGCCCAGGTGCCGCCCGCGTCCGATGAGCTGATTTACTCGAGCCACGAGCGCGGGTTCGCGCTCCTCAGCATGCGGTCGCCGGAATTGTCTCGCCTCTACCTGCAGTGCGCTCCGGACGAGGACATCAACGGGTGGTCGGACGAGCGGATCTGGGACGAACTGCGGCGGCGGTTCGAGCGGGACGATGCCTGGACGCTCAGGGACGGACCGGTGGTGCAGAAGGGGATTACCGCGATGCGCAGCTTCGTCGTCGCGCCGATGCAGTACGAACGTCTCTTCCTCGTAGGCGACGCCGCGCACATCGTGCCGCCGACGGGCGCCAAGGGGCTCAATCTCGCGGCCGCCGACGTCGCGGTTCTCGCTCGGGCGCTCGAGACATTCTACACAACGGGGCGGACCGATCTCTTGGCGCGCTATTCCGACGTCTGCCTGCGACGCGTGTGGAAGGTGCAGCGGTTCTCGTGGTGGATGACGTCGATGCTCCACCGGTCCAGCGATGGGGAGTTCTTCGACCGGCTCCACCGCGCCGAGCTCGATTACATCACCGGCTCCCGGGCCGCGTCGACGGCGCTCGCCGAGAACTACGTCGGCCTGCCGTTCGACGACGACTGA